In Candidatus Nitrosarchaeum limnium SFB1, the following proteins share a genomic window:
- a CDS encoding pyruvate carboxyltransferase: MSTFSVMKDPNYYADIYNAYEKTPKKIKVLDSTLREGEQHPGVSFTNKQRIQIAWMLDYFGVDQIEISPVVSSDHKEATKTIIKQGLKADIVSHGRALKEDIDISLSVDAKWCAAYLGISDIHLKDKLRITREEALDRAVETVEYAKSHGLKIRFTVEDGSRAEPGFLLKVCKAIEEAGVDRISLPDTVGIMRPIGMYNFVKTVRDEIDVPLDAHVHNDIGFAVANAFSACDAGVDQIHTTIDGIGERTGIPPLAEVAVALTYLYKSPNDFRLDMLLDLSRLIENYTSIKPYDSKPLVGSSAYKHKAGTHLAAILRNPAAYEPIPPRAVGNTRRIVFGELAGKTGAAYLMSILGLEKDDEGAKAVALGLKELRMGDLIEIPLADRLEKKIINDK; this comes from the coding sequence TGTAATGAAAGATCCGAATTACTATGCAGACATTTACAATGCATACGAGAAAACTCCAAAGAAGATCAAGGTACTAGATAGTACTCTAAGAGAAGGAGAGCAACATCCAGGTGTTTCATTTACAAACAAACAACGAATACAAATTGCATGGATGTTAGATTATTTTGGAGTAGACCAAATTGAAATCTCACCAGTTGTTTCAAGTGATCATAAAGAAGCAACTAAAACAATTATCAAGCAAGGATTAAAGGCAGATATTGTATCTCACGGTAGAGCTCTAAAGGAAGACATTGACATTTCATTGAGTGTTGATGCAAAATGGTGTGCAGCATATCTTGGAATTTCAGACATTCATCTAAAAGATAAACTAAGAATCACCAGAGAAGAAGCATTAGACAGAGCAGTCGAGACAGTAGAGTATGCAAAATCACATGGACTTAAAATTAGATTTACAGTTGAAGATGGTAGTAGAGCAGAACCAGGATTTTTACTTAAAGTGTGTAAAGCAATTGAAGAGGCAGGTGTTGATAGAATTAGTTTGCCAGATACTGTTGGCATCATGCGTCCTATTGGCATGTATAATTTTGTCAAGACTGTAAGAGATGAAATTGATGTTCCACTTGATGCACATGTTCATAATGATATTGGTTTTGCAGTAGCTAATGCATTTTCAGCATGTGATGCAGGTGTAGATCAAATACATACCACAATTGATGGGATTGGTGAAAGAACAGGAATTCCACCTCTTGCAGAGGTTGCAGTAGCATTGACATATCTTTACAAATCTCCAAATGACTTTAGATTGGATATGTTGTTAGACTTGTCAAGACTAATTGAAAACTATACTTCGATTAAACCATATGATTCAAAACCACTAGTCGGTTCTTCTGCATACAAACACAAGGCCGGAACACATCTTGCAGCAATACTGCGAAATCCAGCTGCCTATGAACCAATTCCACCAAGGGCAGTTGGCAATACAAGAAGAATCGTATTTGGAGAACTGGCAGGAAAAACAGGTGCAGCATATTTAATGTCAATTTTGGGTCTTGAAAAAGATGATGAGGGGGCAAAAGCAGTAGCCCTAGGCCTAAAGGAACTAAGAATGGGTGATTTGATTGAGATTCCACTAGCGGACAGACTCGAAAAAAAGATAATTAATGATAAATAA
- a CDS encoding hypothetical protein (hypothetical protein Nmar_1294): MINKEGKWIENMSKCEECDAEISIPKDAMEGEIVTCPECGASFELAKGSNGFQLKPAQTVGEDWGQ; encoded by the coding sequence ATGATAAATAAAGAGGGAAAGTGGATAGAAAACATGTCAAAATGTGAAGAATGTGATGCAGAAATTTCCATTCCAAAGGATGCTATGGAAGGAGAAATTGTAACATGTCCGGAATGTGGCGCAAGTTTTGAATTAGCAAAAGGTTCAAACGGTTTCCAATTAAAGCCTGCCCAAACGGTTGGCGAGGATTGGGGGCAGTGA
- a CDS encoding lysine biosynthesis enzyme LysX yields MVDCKNLALDLEIKPEDYGPVIQRCVSYYRNLHSTAALEGMGVNVINCLNTGIFAGNKLFTHMLLKKFGVPTPYAAVAFSRDAAIEHLETHGYPKVIKPTVGSWGRLISKLNDKDSAEGIIDSRESMYPIYQVHYLEEFVSRPPRDIRAIMVGDKIVAAIYRTSGDGNWKTNMALGGTAEPCKVTPEMEEMCIKAKKAVQGDIVGVDLMESNDRGLVVHEVNNTTEYKNTVRVCGVDIPSLMIDYAMKKKK; encoded by the coding sequence ATGGTTGATTGTAAGAATTTAGCATTGGATTTAGAAATCAAACCAGAAGACTATGGGCCAGTCATACAGAGATGTGTAAGCTATTACAGAAATCTCCATTCTACTGCAGCACTAGAAGGAATGGGTGTAAATGTAATTAATTGTCTTAACACAGGAATTTTTGCAGGAAATAAATTATTTACACATATGTTATTAAAAAAATTTGGAGTTCCAACACCATATGCCGCAGTTGCATTTTCAAGGGATGCGGCAATTGAGCATTTAGAAACTCATGGATATCCAAAAGTAATCAAACCAACAGTTGGTAGTTGGGGCAGATTAATTTCAAAATTAAACGATAAAGATTCTGCTGAAGGAATTATTGACAGTAGAGAAAGCATGTATCCAATTTATCAAGTTCACTATTTAGAAGAATTTGTTAGCAGACCACCAAGAGACATTAGAGCAATTATGGTAGGAGATAAGATTGTTGCAGCAATTTACAGAACTTCAGGTGATGGTAATTGGAAGACAAACATGGCTCTAGGCGGAACTGCAGAACCATGCAAAGTAACACCAGAGATGGAAGAAATGTGTATTAAGGCAAAAAAAGCAGTTCAGGGAGACATAGTTGGGGTGGATTTGATGGAAAGCAATGACAGAGGACTAGTAGTTCATGAGGTTAACAATACAACTGAATATAAAAATACGGTAAGAGTATGCGGTGTAGACATACCTTCCCTAATGATTGATTACGCAATGAAAAAGAAAAAGTGA
- a CDS encoding N-acetyl-ornithine/N-acetyl-lysine deacetylase, whose product MLEKALRLYTPSLNEKTMAEFLADKCDDLGFEDIHIDEVGNIIAKKGTGSPKILLCGHMDVVPGKVKVRKEGDSLYGRGASDAKAPLMAMLFAAASVQNNNGTVIFVGTVDEEGNATGVKNLVKNNMDVDYAVFGEPSGIKQVTIAYKGRLAINLKVSVDDSAHASAPWLSKNAIEETMIFSKELKEGLESEQDKKSKGMLLTATLTEINGGTSHNVTPKECVSTFDIRIPVDTNCKLVEQKISVLVNEIAQRRKVEAYYSIIDETEPFEAPHNSAIVRAFTLGVMDVEHTRPTLIRKTGTGDMNVIGNQWKIPVVTYGPGDPHEAHTIDERVSIDEYLRGIEILKRMIHHLKRLHDKNLQ is encoded by the coding sequence ATGCTTGAGAAAGCACTTAGATTGTACACACCATCACTTAATGAAAAAACAATGGCAGAATTTCTTGCAGACAAATGTGATGACTTGGGATTTGAAGATATCCACATAGATGAAGTAGGAAATATTATTGCAAAAAAAGGAACGGGTTCACCAAAAATATTGCTTTGTGGACACATGGATGTAGTTCCAGGTAAAGTCAAAGTAAGAAAAGAAGGAGATTCACTTTATGGAAGAGGCGCATCTGATGCAAAGGCACCGTTAATGGCAATGTTATTTGCAGCAGCTTCAGTCCAAAATAACAACGGCACTGTAATTTTTGTCGGCACTGTGGATGAAGAAGGAAATGCTACAGGTGTAAAAAATCTCGTCAAAAATAACATGGATGTAGATTATGCAGTATTTGGAGAACCAAGTGGAATTAAACAAGTAACAATTGCATACAAAGGAAGATTGGCAATTAATCTCAAAGTAAGTGTAGATGATAGCGCACATGCAAGTGCACCATGGCTTTCAAAGAATGCTATTGAAGAAACAATGATCTTCTCTAAAGAACTCAAAGAAGGACTAGAATCAGAACAAGATAAAAAAAGTAAAGGAATGCTTCTAACTGCAACATTAACTGAAATTAATGGAGGTACAAGTCATAACGTAACTCCAAAAGAATGTGTTTCAACTTTTGATATCAGAATTCCTGTAGATACCAATTGTAAATTAGTAGAACAAAAAATATCAGTTCTAGTAAATGAGATAGCTCAGAGAAGAAAAGTTGAAGCATACTATTCAATTATTGATGAGACTGAGCCATTTGAAGCTCCACACAATTCTGCCATAGTAAGGGCATTCACTCTGGGTGTAATGGATGTAGAACACACTAGACCAACATTGATTCGAAAGACAGGTACTGGAGACATGAATGTAATTGGAAACCAGTGGAAGATTCCAGTTGTGACTTATGGTCCAGGTGATCCTCATGAGGCCCATACAATAGATGAAAGAGTGTCAATTGATGAGTACCTGAGAGGAATTGAAATCTTAAAGCGAATGATACATCATTTAAAAAGACTACATGACAAAAACTTGCAGTAA
- a CDS encoding diphthine synthase, whose protein sequence is MLWFVGLGISGSKSIPVEALEVLSKADIVYFEQFTSPIEKADVLKIKKMTNGELKEGKRWLVEDGNEILKHAKTKKVVLLSYGDPYIATTHIELRTRAIQEKIKTYSIHASSSLTSLIGECGLHFYKIGRIATIMSEMKSLTTPYYVIYKNIIEGNHTVLLLEYNQDKKFFMDPKDALTGLIETEKGQKRNVIDLSTYAIVASRIGFKDQSITSGKISSLKKIDFGKPPHTIIIPGRLHFTESDALKILAKCLDEPHDNSEKTKKISDQMMKKYVPMVREALEEIIPYYKDQKEFKVILDNAELYIQDAEKFLEDGQDEVAILSIGYADGLVDALRLAKGLEPKM, encoded by the coding sequence ATGCTTTGGTTTGTAGGTTTAGGAATTTCGGGTTCAAAATCAATCCCAGTTGAAGCTTTAGAAGTTTTATCAAAAGCAGATATTGTATATTTTGAACAATTCACAAGCCCTATTGAAAAAGCAGATGTGTTAAAAATCAAAAAAATGACAAATGGTGAACTAAAAGAAGGCAAAAGATGGTTAGTTGAAGACGGAAATGAGATCTTAAAGCACGCAAAAACAAAAAAAGTTGTACTGTTATCATATGGAGATCCATACATTGCTACTACACATATTGAATTAAGAACACGCGCCATTCAAGAAAAAATAAAGACTTACTCGATTCATGCATCATCATCACTTACATCACTGATTGGAGAATGTGGCCTTCATTTTTACAAGATTGGCAGAATTGCTACAATAATGAGTGAGATGAAATCACTGACAACTCCATACTATGTTATTTATAAAAACATCATAGAAGGAAACCATACAGTATTACTATTAGAGTATAATCAGGACAAAAAATTTTTCATGGATCCAAAAGATGCATTGACAGGACTAATTGAAACTGAAAAGGGGCAAAAAAGAAATGTTATTGATTTATCAACATATGCAATAGTTGCATCAAGAATAGGATTCAAAGATCAATCAATCACGTCAGGAAAGATTTCTAGTCTAAAAAAAATTGATTTTGGAAAACCTCCACATACAATAATAATTCCTGGAAGACTGCACTTTACTGAATCAGATGCATTGAAGATACTTGCAAAATGTCTAGATGAACCACATGACAATTCAGAAAAGACAAAAAAGATTTCAGATCAAATGATGAAAAAATATGTTCCAATGGTAAGAGAAGCGTTAGAAGAAATAATACCATATTACAAAGATCAAAAAGAATTCAAAGTGATTCTAGATAATGCTGAATTGTATATTCAAGATGCAGAAAAATTTCTTGAAGACGGTCAAGATGAGGTTGCAATTTTGAGCATAGGATATGCCGACGGTTTGGTGGATGCACTTAGATTAGCAAAGGGTCTTGAGCCAAAAATGTAA
- a CDS encoding cytidyltransferase-like protein, whose amino-acid sequence MELIKKSILTELYLSGITGKSHIDNLTKKGFTQKLIDLEIDELIKNKLVKEDRAILTELGRSSLRVVLAGGVFDIIHPGHIYTLNAAKSLGDVLIVVVATDNTALKMKKRQPLHSKEQRQELVNSLIMVDLCLIGQEDDIFKTVNLVKPQIIALGYDQVHQEKFIIDGCKKIQLDAKVARLQSPIPESSSSKIQKEYGESIHGI is encoded by the coding sequence TTGGAATTAATAAAAAAATCAATTTTAACTGAACTGTATCTGTCTGGGATTACGGGTAAATCACATATTGACAATCTAACAAAAAAAGGATTTACACAGAAATTAATTGATTTAGAAATAGATGAACTGATAAAAAATAAATTAGTAAAAGAAGACAGAGCCATACTGACTGAACTTGGAAGGTCTTCTCTTCGTGTGGTTTTAGCAGGCGGAGTATTTGATATAATTCATCCTGGGCACATCTATACACTCAATGCAGCAAAATCATTAGGAGATGTTTTGATAGTAGTAGTGGCTACAGACAATACTGCCCTAAAAATGAAAAAAAGGCAACCACTTCACAGCAAAGAACAGAGACAGGAGTTGGTTAATTCGCTAATAATGGTGGATCTTTGCCTCATTGGACAAGAAGACGACATATTCAAGACAGTCAATCTAGTAAAACCACAAATTATTGCATTAGGATACGACCAGGTACATCAAGAGAAATTTATCATTGATGGATGTAAAAAAATTCAACTCGATGCAAAGGTTGCAAGATTACAATCACCGATTCCAGAAAGCTCCAGCTCTAAAATACAAAAAGAGTACGGGGAATCAATTCATGGAATTTAA
- a CDS encoding hypothetical protein (hypothetical protein Nmar_1301) — MTELKIQHILTLTYLLSKGAKHNFITITTDSLGKNIKKSQQAASKHLLELENNQFIERIITGRNISVKITPKGFSEMVKLSAVLQKSLDSTPSTVELKGTLVSGMGEGAYYMSLKGYTKQFKSKIGYIPFPGTLNVRLDKKIHQEAIKQFENLNGITIESFSDGKRTYGWVKCFHAKINQSINCELIILERTHHDNSIIELISDVCIKKSGKLKNGSQVTITIPILS; from the coding sequence ATGACTGAACTGAAAATTCAGCACATCCTGACTCTGACTTATCTTCTTTCTAAAGGTGCCAAGCATAATTTCATAACCATCACCACTGATTCCTTGGGAAAGAATATTAAAAAATCACAACAGGCAGCATCTAAACATCTACTTGAATTAGAAAACAATCAATTCATTGAGAGAATAATTACCGGTAGAAACATCTCTGTGAAAATAACTCCAAAAGGTTTTTCTGAAATGGTGAAATTATCTGCGGTTCTTCAAAAAAGTCTTGATTCTACTCCATCTACAGTTGAGCTTAAAGGTACTTTGGTTTCAGGAATGGGAGAAGGTGCATACTATATGTCCCTCAAAGGCTATACAAAGCAATTCAAATCAAAGATTGGTTACATTCCATTTCCTGGAACACTTAATGTTAGACTGGATAAAAAAATACATCAAGAGGCAATTAAACAATTTGAGAATCTAAATGGAATTACAATTGAGAGTTTCTCAGATGGTAAAAGAACGTATGGTTGGGTAAAATGTTTTCATGCAAAAATTAACCAATCAATTAATTGTGAATTGATAATTCTAGAGAGAACCCACCATGATAATTCTATCATTGAATTGATCTCAGATGTTTGTATTAAAAAGTCAGGGAAACTAAAAAATGGCTCTCAGGTAACAATTACGATTCCTATACTGTCATAA
- a CDS encoding DNA primase produces the protein MSNKSGIVKYHVKLSFEVDGLVERADIIGAIFGQTEGLLGPEMNLNELQRVSKVGRIEVNTKSTSNTTNGDALIPMSTDIDTCALIAAGIESIDKVGPFDCVFKLEAIDDVRAAKKDDIVRRAKEIKQRWATKTVSEGESMLKDVHEGDSKRLSTYGPSKLTCSSGVFDSPWIILVEGRADVINLLRAGYDNAIAIEGAKIDESIKELCASKNTVVAFIDGDRAGGFILKELKSVVNIDYELRADTGVEVEELSPQRIDEILRPIADEIKTGKPVAVLKSADDKPIAEIASRVFPNLNETLEAVALDENEKEIFKVPISEVVSKLSTQSGIKYLLLDGIITQRLLEGAKNAGIECVIGHRVAKLTNSEGLNLKTFGDLGVV, from the coding sequence ATGTCCAATAAATCAGGAATTGTCAAATATCATGTTAAACTTTCCTTTGAAGTTGACGGACTTGTCGAACGAGCAGATATAATCGGGGCTATCTTCGGTCAGACCGAAGGATTGTTAGGCCCAGAGATGAATCTGAACGAACTACAACGAGTCTCTAAAGTTGGTCGTATTGAAGTAAATACAAAATCTACTTCAAATACAACAAACGGTGATGCATTAATTCCAATGAGTACTGATATTGATACATGTGCATTAATTGCAGCTGGAATTGAAAGTATTGATAAAGTTGGTCCATTTGATTGTGTCTTCAAATTAGAAGCAATCGATGATGTGAGAGCAGCTAAAAAAGATGACATTGTAAGACGTGCTAAAGAAATCAAACAGCGATGGGCTACCAAAACTGTTAGTGAAGGTGAAAGTATGCTAAAAGATGTTCATGAAGGAGATTCTAAAAGACTGTCAACATATGGTCCATCTAAACTGACATGTAGTTCTGGAGTATTTGATTCACCTTGGATAATTTTAGTTGAAGGTAGAGCCGATGTAATTAATCTTCTCAGGGCTGGATATGATAATGCAATTGCAATTGAAGGCGCAAAAATTGATGAATCCATCAAAGAATTATGCGCATCAAAAAATACTGTGGTTGCATTCATTGACGGTGACAGAGCAGGAGGTTTTATCCTCAAAGAACTAAAGTCTGTTGTCAATATTGATTATGAATTAAGAGCCGATACTGGTGTTGAGGTAGAAGAATTATCTCCACAAAGAATTGATGAGATTCTAAGACCAATCGCTGATGAAATCAAAACTGGAAAACCTGTGGCTGTTCTTAAAAGTGCAGATGATAAACCAATTGCTGAAATAGCATCTAGAGTTTTCCCAAATCTCAATGAAACTCTTGAAGCTGTAGCATTAGATGAAAATGAAAAAGAAATTTTCAAAGTTCCAATTAGCGAAGTAGTTAGCAAACTCTCAACACAATCTGGAATCAAATACCTTCTATTGGATGGTATTATTACTCAGAGACTTTTGGAAGGTGCCAAAAATGCAGGTATTGAATGTGTTATTGGACATAGAGTTGCAAAATTAACAAACTCTGAAGGACTAAATCTAAAAACATTCGGTGACCTAGGCGTAGTATAG
- a CDS encoding iron-sulfur cluster assembly accessory protein: MASEQTQKMITVSPKAAEKIKEFMKEEADNPQYLRVYVQGGGCSGLSYGMGFEKAPEEDDLVMEETGIKLLVDSYSVDHLKGANVDYIESLMGSGFKINNPNVTKSCSCGHSFSTE; this comes from the coding sequence ATGGCATCTGAACAAACACAGAAAATGATCACTGTTTCACCAAAAGCAGCTGAAAAAATCAAAGAGTTCATGAAAGAAGAAGCAGACAATCCTCAATACCTTAGAGTTTATGTCCAAGGTGGCGGTTGCTCTGGATTATCTTATGGAATGGGCTTTGAGAAAGCACCAGAAGAAGATGACTTGGTCATGGAAGAAACTGGTATCAAACTATTAGTTGATAGTTACAGTGTTGATCATCTAAAAGGTGCAAACGTCGACTATATTGAAAGCCTAATGGGTTCTGGATTCAAAATCAACAATCCAAATGTTACAAAATCCTGTTCATGTGGTCATTCATTTAGCACTGAATAA
- a CDS encoding enoyl-CoA hydratase/isomerase: protein MSLVTTSTSDGICTVKINRPDKLNAMNIDVAKELIKTFETLDKDDNVKVIILTGEGEKAFSAGADIEYMSKISPDESVAYAKTGQLVTSTVELVRQPTIAAVNGFALGGGCELAMSCDIRIAADTAKLGQPEVTIGIPPGWGGTQRLMRIVGIAKAKELVYTGKMIKADEAKEIGLVNQVVPLASLQEEALKMAKQIAANSTMGVQMSKVAINKGRNADLDTGLAVELLAWRNCFTHSDREERMTAFVNKSKK, encoded by the coding sequence ATGTCTTTAGTTACTACATCTACTTCTGACGGCATTTGTACTGTCAAAATAAACAGACCTGACAAACTTAATGCCATGAATATTGATGTTGCAAAAGAACTCATCAAAACTTTTGAAACCCTAGACAAAGATGATAATGTTAAAGTGATCATCTTAACTGGTGAAGGAGAAAAAGCATTTTCTGCAGGTGCAGATATAGAATACATGTCAAAAATTTCTCCAGATGAATCCGTAGCATATGCAAAAACAGGCCAACTCGTAACTTCTACAGTTGAACTTGTAAGACAGCCTACCATTGCAGCCGTTAATGGTTTTGCACTTGGAGGTGGTTGTGAACTTGCAATGTCTTGTGATATCCGAATTGCAGCTGATACTGCAAAACTTGGACAACCAGAAGTCACAATTGGAATTCCTCCAGGTTGGGGTGGAACACAAAGATTGATGAGAATTGTAGGAATAGCAAAAGCAAAAGAACTTGTCTATACTGGCAAGATGATCAAAGCAGATGAAGCAAAGGAAATTGGATTAGTAAATCAAGTAGTTCCACTTGCATCATTACAAGAAGAAGCCTTGAAGATGGCAAAACAAATTGCCGCAAACTCTACAATGGGTGTTCAAATGTCAAAAGTTGCAATTAACAAAGGAAGAAACGCAGATCTTGACACTGGACTCGCAGTTGAGCTACTTGCCTGGAGAAACTGTTTTACTCATTCAGACAGAGAAGAACGCATGACAGCTTTTGTAAATAAATCAAAAAAGTAA
- a CDS encoding CoA-binding domain-containing protein, whose translation MSAVKKIFEETIQTDHKVITEELSKTILKTYGVKVPPFALVTSAEEAAKQAKKIGFPLVMKVVSPQILHKTDVGGVKVGLDNVNDVKKTFKDMYGRLSKKKGVEVKGILLEKMVPKGVELIVGIQNDPQFGPVIMVGLGGIMTEVMKDVAFRMLPISTSDAKSMLNELKGSALLKGFRGSDPIDTNMVAQMLVQIGKLGVENADYINSIDFNPVVVYPKSHFVVDAKIILNKEIRKDSISKAKPNIESMETFFTPESVALVGASSTPGKIGNSVLIALGKQDYKGKVFPINPKQESILGIKCYPTLDAINEKVDLVVVCIDLAECGPIMETCAKKGIHNVVIVSGGGKELGGDRATMEAKVKELSLKHKIRVVGPNCIGMFNAANRLDCAFQGQERMVRSKLGNIAFFSQSGTMGISMLESADVFGLSKMISFGNRSDVDEADMIWYAANDPQTKVIGLYVEGFGDGRKFINTAKRVMKEQKKPIVIWKSGRTAAGAKQAASHTGSLGGSNAIIMGAFKQAGIISVDSYQELVGVLKALAWQPPAKGNRVAMTSNGAGPMIGGIDQLERLGLTIGKLAPEHVKKIKDHFPPTVPIHNGNPADVGGGANADDYRFVIQQFLDDKNIDIAMPWFVFQDDPLEETIVGYLAELSNKKIKPILAGGNGGPYTEKMRKLIEANNVPVYSDLRTWVAAASALYQWGKVLGK comes from the coding sequence ATGAGTGCTGTGAAGAAAATCTTTGAGGAAACAATTCAAACCGATCATAAAGTTATCACAGAAGAACTCTCAAAAACTATTCTCAAAACATATGGCGTTAAAGTTCCACCCTTTGCACTAGTTACTTCTGCTGAAGAAGCAGCCAAACAAGCAAAAAAGATTGGTTTTCCACTTGTAATGAAAGTTGTTTCACCACAAATTTTACACAAAACTGATGTTGGTGGTGTTAAAGTTGGACTTGATAATGTCAATGATGTTAAAAAGACATTCAAAGACATGTATGGTAGATTATCTAAAAAGAAAGGTGTTGAAGTAAAAGGAATTCTTCTAGAAAAGATGGTTCCAAAAGGCGTAGAACTTATTGTCGGTATTCAAAATGATCCTCAATTCGGTCCAGTGATTATGGTTGGTCTGGGCGGAATAATGACTGAAGTAATGAAAGATGTTGCATTCAGAATGCTGCCTATTTCAACTTCAGATGCAAAATCTATGCTCAATGAATTAAAAGGCTCAGCACTACTAAAAGGATTCAGAGGAAGTGACCCAATTGATACAAACATGGTTGCACAAATGCTTGTACAAATTGGAAAACTAGGCGTAGAAAATGCAGATTACATAAACAGCATTGACTTTAACCCCGTAGTTGTTTATCCTAAATCACACTTTGTAGTTGACGCAAAAATTATTCTCAATAAAGAAATCAGAAAAGATTCAATCTCAAAAGCTAAACCAAACATTGAATCAATGGAGACATTCTTTACTCCAGAATCTGTTGCACTGGTAGGTGCATCTTCAACACCTGGAAAGATTGGCAATTCTGTATTGATTGCACTTGGAAAACAAGATTACAAGGGTAAAGTATTTCCAATTAATCCTAAACAAGAGTCAATTCTCGGAATCAAATGTTATCCAACATTAGATGCAATTAACGAAAAGGTTGACTTGGTTGTTGTTTGCATTGATCTTGCAGAATGTGGGCCTATTATGGAAACATGTGCAAAGAAAGGAATTCACAATGTTGTAATTGTTTCAGGTGGAGGAAAAGAACTTGGTGGTGATAGAGCCACAATGGAAGCTAAAGTAAAAGAACTATCTCTAAAACACAAAATTCGTGTAGTTGGTCCTAACTGTATTGGAATGTTTAATGCTGCAAATCGTCTTGATTGTGCATTCCAGGGACAAGAAAGAATGGTGCGTTCAAAATTAGGAAACATTGCATTTTTCTCACAAAGTGGAACCATGGGAATTAGTATGTTAGAGAGTGCTGATGTGTTTGGCTTATCTAAAATGATCAGTTTTGGTAATCGTTCTGATGTGGATGAAGCAGATATGATATGGTATGCTGCAAATGATCCTCAAACTAAAGTAATTGGATTATACGTTGAAGGATTTGGTGATGGTAGAAAATTCATCAATACTGCCAAACGTGTAATGAAAGAGCAAAAGAAACCAATCGTAATTTGGAAGAGTGGAAGAACTGCAGCAGGTGCAAAACAAGCTGCATCACATACAGGCTCTCTTGGTGGTTCAAATGCAATTATCATGGGAGCATTCAAACAAGCAGGAATTATTTCAGTTGACAGTTATCAAGAACTAGTTGGAGTCCTAAAGGCACTAGCATGGCAGCCTCCGGCAAAAGGAAATCGTGTTGCAATGACTAGTAATGGTGCAGGTCCAATGATTGGCGGAATTGATCAATTAGAGAGATTAGGTCTTACTATTGGAAAGTTAGCTCCAGAACATGTCAAAAAAATTAAGGACCATTTCCCACCAACTGTTCCAATTCATAATGGTAATCCAGCAGATGTAGGTGGTGGTGCAAATGCAGATGATTATAGATTTGTCATTCAACAATTTCTTGACGATAAGAATATTGACATTGCTATGCCATGGTTTGTTTTCCAAGATGATCCGCTAGAAGAAACAATAGTTGGATATCTAGCTGAATTATCAAATAAAAAGATAAAACCAATTTTAGCTGGCGGTAATGGTGGCCCATATACTGAAAAAATGAGAAAATTGATTGAGGCAAATAATGTTCCAGTATACAGTGACCTTAGAACTTGGGTTGCAGCTGCATCTGCATTATATCAATGGGGCAAAGTGCTCGGAAAATAG